The nucleotide sequence TGCTTCGTCCGGGGTAGCGTTCCTCTTTTATCTCTTGATTAACTCCCAAATAATCCGCTAGGGTAAGTTGCCAATCTAGACGAAATCTAGTGGGGCGTTTGACAATATCTTGATGATAGCGAATAAAACGGTTAAGGAGGGTATTTTCTGGTACAGGTTTGCCAGTTTCTTTATTGAGATACTGATTTTCTTTAGGAAGATAATTCAGCTTTGTATAAATTTGATCGGCTACAAATTCGGGCCGTAAATATTGAGAAACAACCGTTTGTTGTCCCAAAGCTACCTGTTTAATTAATCCTCCCCCCAATACCAATAAAAAACCTATAACCATCGCCAAGATTAGCTGAGGGAGTTTTCTTTTTCTCGGTTTAGGGGGTAACATCAGTAAACTTATTCCTACACATTAACGTTTAACTTAGTCACTAATGATATCATCCTGAGAGATTTCATCTGACATTTCAATGATGGCACGAATCGAAGGCTTCATCATGGGATCATCAATATTGTCAAATTCTTCATAGCGACGACGTTTAGCACGATTAGCCACTTGTACGGTAATGCGATAGCGGTTAGAAGCGTGCCTCATAAGCTCCTCAGCACGGTACATGATATGAGAAGAATCAAAGTTATGTCGTTTTTGCATTGGGGGCGACCTTTTGAGAGGAGAACACTAATAGAGATATAAACCTCAGTGTAGCATTTGCTTAGTTATTCTGGGAGCCGCGATCATTTCAAGCAGAATGAAATCTTGGCCGAGGCGGCTTTTCCTTGTACTGAGATGATATGATTCCCCGTGCCGGGCGTGCGATAAGAATATTGGGAGGTGATGTCAGGCACTAAATCATGAATTTGATAGGGAGAAACCACTTCATTTTGAAAAACCACAGCTACTTTTAATTCGCTATTGGTTTCTATCATCAGTTGACGGTTTTTTTCAATCCACATCGGAAAAGCTTGTGCGTGGTCAATTCTTCCTCGATAAACGGCACAAGTTTTGTCGGTGGGTAAGTAAATATTTTTCTGTATGGTGGCTAAAGTTGAGGGAATGTTCAAAAATAAGCTTGAGAGTGTGAGAGCGCTAAGAAAATGTTTCACGGGATTGACCTATATTGCTTGAATATCTGAGTTGATGGTTATTGCCATAGACGCTCAAGCAATAAAACAGTTTCCCAGTCTATAGAATTTTTTAATAATTGTGATGATTACAAGACATAAAGACAGGCGGCAAAGAAGAAATTGACATTTAGTGAGATAGTCCTCTGTGTTTATGTTACCTTGTAGAGCGAGATTTATTCGCCTATAACCGAAATGAGTATAGCTTCAGTTAAACCCTATCAGACTCTCTTGATAGAAGAATGTGGAGAACCCTTGGTTCCTATTCCTTTAAATTTATTTGCGGTAGAATCTCCTCATCCCTATGAAAAGTTGGGAGCCGACTATGGGGGAAAATCTCCTTATTTTCTACGTCAAGGAGTGCTAGAAGCTTTAATTAATGCTCAGAGGAATTTACAAAAAGATTATCCTCGTTGGCATATTCTTATTTTTGATGCCTATCGTCCTGTATCGGTTCAACAGTTTATGGTGGATTATACTTTTGCTACTGTATTACAAGAAAGACGATTAACAGAAAATAATTTATCTCCCCAACAACGTCAAGAGATTTGGCAAGAAGTCTATAAAATTTGGGCAGTTGCTAATGATAATCCTGCGACTCCTCCTCCTCATAGTACCGGTGCGGCTGTGGATATTACGCTAGTTGATGCTACCGGAAAGCCTATTGATATGGGGGGCGATATTGATGAACTTTCAGACCGTTCTCATCCCCTTTATTACGCTAATTCTACTATGGCTCAAGAACAAGATTATCATACTCATAGAGAGTTATTACATCAAGTGATGAGAGCGGCTGGTTTTCGTCGTCATTTGGGGGAGTGGTGGCATTTTTCTCTAGGGGATCAAATGTGGGCTTGGTTGTATAATCAAGAACAGCCGCTACAACCGGTTATCGCTCGTTATGGTGGAGTGTAGCCATTCAAAATGAAAGACAAAATTTTTTAATTTAGTGTATTTTGTCTTCAAAAACTAATTTTTTTTCTCACTGTACCGGCTCTTTGGGCTTTAGCAATTACCTCGATTTCACTGCCCGATACTCCTTTAATTACCCATTCTACTGTACAACGATAATCATAACCTTTTGCTACATTACTAAAGGCTTTATTAGACCGTCCTTCGAGATGGCCAATTTCTTGTTCTTTTTCCCCACTGACTAGACTTACCCCTTCGCCTAAAGACAAACTTACTTGAATAGGTTGAACGCTTTTTCTTTTTCGCGCTTTTTCACTGGTATAAGTGGGTAAAAAACCCTGATTTTCTAACTGTAACACCAGATGATAAATATCTCCCCCATGATGGGTTAAATCAGTGCGCGCGATAGCAAGACGGGGACACATCAGGGCGTGAGAAATGGCAAAACGACATTGCTTTTCACACAACTCAGGTAAATATTCGACGGGGGCATTTTGCCAAACTTGTTTAAAATTCCATCCGCCGATTTCTACTTCACCTAACTGAGGATGTTGAAAAGGTTGCCAAGGAATAAAGCCTTTTCCGGCTAATTTTTCATCATTCCATTGCATCAACTTCAGGTCATCACTGAGGGGATGTCGATCATCCCATTTAACATAATGTTCTTTTTTAACGCCGGCTTGGGTGGGAGCGTCCCACAATTCTACGGTAAAACCAAACCAACCAAAATGATCATAACAATAATCATCCATCGCCCCATGAGTTACTTTTGTGGGATGATCACGAAAGTCATGATAAACCGAAACACATTCATAACCCGTTAAATTTGTGCCTTTTTCGCCGATCAGTTGATAAATTTCTAAATCTTCATAAGGAAAATGATCATCCGGTTCGGTACTATAAGGGCGTAAAATCACCGCACCCGAAGTATGATAAGTCATAAAGCCATTAATATTAGGATGCTGTGACCAAAATTCTGCTTCTGCGCGGGTTTCTGGTTCAGAAAAAGGAAAAGAACCCGCCCCTTTTTGTTCTCCTTCGGGAACCCATTCGGCCGGATAATTCCGGTTAAAATCTAATCCTTCATAAGTGGGGGCAAGTTTAACATTATACCCGTCATAATTGCGGATTAATCCTTCGGGTAACAGGGTGTAATAAGTGCCGCCAAATTCATCCGGTTCTCGAGGGATCATAATACGGGGATCTTCGGGTGCTACTTTCCACCCACCGCAGTCATCCTTGAGCCGCATTTGTAAAATTAACCCATCTCCATTAATATCTTCTAGATAAAGTCCCTCTCGCCCCTCGCTATAAGGATAAGGACGAATACTCGATCGCAGACGGTAGGGAGTGGTTAAATACTTTTCGGCACCATCAACGGCGATACGGGGAAGGACATAAACCGTATAATCATTTAGTAGGCGAGTAACTTGAGGGTCTTGCTTATATTGAGTGAGCAGATGATGAATAATATAAAGAACAATTGCTGAGCCGGTCACTTCTCCGGCATGAGTGTTACCATCGATCCAGTAACCGGGTTTTTCTAGGGGTAAGCCGCTATCTTGACTCGTGAGGGTCGCTAACCAGATGTCTCGCTTGGCATAACTTTGGCCAATGACTTCTAATTTAATGAGATGAGGGTAAGATTCAGCCATCTGATGTAGAAATTTCACCAATTCCTCGTAGGTGTAGTAATGGCTAAAATCAAAAGGAGGTACTAACATGGGAGACAAAATTAAAGTGACCAGTCATGATTGTAACTAGCCACCCTAAAGCCAAAAAGATTATCATTAACAATCTTTGTATTAATCGAGAAATCCCATTAAAGAGGCTGGATCATCAATTTCATTAGACGCAACCGGACGATTACCCATGACAGTATAAGTTTCACTAATAACTAAATGACTAGCCGCAATGGGACGATCGCCAGATATCGTTAAAGTCCCTTTAATTTCCATCCCACTTGCTACCACCGGACGCGCAGCGCCGACAGAGTTGTAAGTGCTAACCACTTTTAAATGACTAGCTTCGATGGGACGACCCCCGGGTAAAGTATCAGTGTGTTTGATTAAATTAGTACCAGCGCTTGAACCTTGAGATACCGAGAGAGCAACGACTTCTTTTTCTTTTTCTTTGGTTGCAGTTCCCTTAGTGCTTTTTTTGGCGCTACTTGTAGCAGCATTATCACTTTCTTGGGTGCCGTTGGTTTCTACTTTTTCCGTACTCATTTGGTTTGCTCCTTTAAGATTATACAATGAATTAGCGGGCGTTGTGGTCGCTTACGGAAGTCCCCACTTTAATCTTGTTTTAATATTTGCCTCTATTATAAGGTTATCGTTGTCGTTACCCCTTCAAAATAAAACTCTGTAATACTGTTGATTATCTCAGCCTATAGTTCCTTTTGAATAGTCTTATGAGTCCTTTTTATCTGCAAGCACCTTTTCAACCCACAGGGGATCAACCCCAAGCGATCACTCAACTGATTGACTCTATCACAAGGGGAAACCGTTTTCAAACCCTCCTCGGTGCAACCGGCACCGGTAAAACCTTTACCATTGCTGCAACCATTGAAAAAATCGGCAGACCGACGCTAGTCTTGGCCCATAATAAAACCTTAGCCGCTCAATTGTGTAATGAACTCAGACAGTTTTTTCCCGATAACGCGGTAGAATATTTCATCAGTTATTACGATTACTACCAACCCGAGGCTTATATTCCGGTCAGTGATACCTATATTGAAAAGACTGCCTCGATTAATGATGAAATAGATATGTTGCGGCATTCTGCCACTCGTTCCCTGTTTGAGAGACGGGATGTGATTGTGGTAGCTTCTATTAGCTGTATATATGGCTTAGGAATGCCTTCAGAATACCTTAAAGCGGCGATTAGCTTACAGGTGGGAGAAGAAATCAACCAACGGCAATTATTGCGGGATTTAGTTTCTGTTCAGTATAGCCGCAATGATTTAGAGTTGCAACGAGGAAGATTCCGTCTTAGGGGGGATGTTTTAGAATTGGTTCCGGCTTATGAAGATCGGATTATTCGAGTAGAGTTTTTTGGGGATGAAATAGACGCTATTCGATATCTTGATCCCGTGACCGGACAAATTTTACACAGTTTAGATCGGATTAATGTTTACCCAGCGCGGCACTTTGTGACTCCGGATGATCAATTAGAAGCGGCTTGTCAGGCGATCGAATTAGAATTAGAGGAACGAGTCGAAGAATTAGAGAAACAAGGTAAACTTTTAGAGGCGCAAAGATTAGGACAGAGATGTCGTTATGATTTAGAACTCTTGCGGGAAGTGGGCTATTGTAATGGGGTAGAAAATTATTCCCGTCATTTAGCGGGAAGACAAGCCGGAGAACCCCCAGAATGTTTAATTGATTATTTCCCGAAAGATTGGTTATTAGTAATCGATGAATCTCATGTCACCGTGCCTCAAATTCGGGGAATGTATAACGGTGATCAATCTCGGAAAAAAGTCTTAATAGAACATGGGTTTCGCTTGCCGAGTGCGGCCGATAACCGACCTTTAAAAGCCGAGGAATTCTGGCAAAAAGTCAATCAATGTGTGTTTGTTTCTGCTACCCCTGGAGACTGGGAAATAGAACAATCTGAAGGAAGAGTCATGGAACAGATTATCCGTCCGACTGGGGTACTCGATCCGGAAATCTTCGTGCGTCCTACTGAAGGACAAGTGGATGATTTGTTAGGAGAAATAAAAGTTAGAGTTAAGCGCAATGAAAGGGTTTTAATTACCACGCTGACAAAACGCATGGCAGAAGATTTAACCGAATACTTCCAAGAGCGAGGGATAAAAGTCCAATATTTACACTCAGAAATTACTTCTATAGAACGAATAGAAATTTTACAAAATTTGAGGGAGGGAGAATTTGATGTATTAATCGGGGTAAACTTATTAAGAGAAGGATTAGACTTACCCGAAGTGTCTTTAGTGGCCATATTAGATGCAGATAAAGAAGGGTTTTTACGGGCAGAACGTTCTCTCATTCAAACCATCGGCAGGGCAGCGCGGCATATCCAAGGACAAGCCATTTTATATGGAGATAATTTAACCGATAGTATGCTCAAAGCGATGGAAGAAACCGAAAGACGACGGAACATACAAATAGCCTATAACAAACGTCATGGAATTACCCCTCAACCGATTATTAAACGCTCAAGTAATGCGATTTTATCTTTCTTAGATATATCCCGCCGCTTAAACGCCCAACAACTAGAACAAGTTTATGAACAAGCAGACGAATTACCCCTAGAAAAAGTCCCCGAATTGATCGGACAACTCGAAGACAAAATGAAAGAAGCCGCCAAAAAACTCGAATTTGAAGAAGCCGCCAAATACCGAGACAGAATACAACATCTAAGAGAAAAACTCCTAGGACATTAACCAACAAACCCTCCTTATTCATCTGCTACAGGGTGCGGCCAATAAACCCAAATAACTCACAAGTTCAAAATAAGCGTCACCGGCAGAGAATTTATAGATACATTAGAGAAAGAACCATAAACGATAAAATCGAAGATGAGTGCTACTAAAAAAATAGCAGTTGTCACTGGTGCTAACCGAGGGTTAGGGTTTGAAGCCAGTCGTCAACTCGCCAAAAACGGAATTCACGTGGTTTTGACAAGTCGGGATGAAGACAAAGGAATAGCGGCGGCAGAAAAGCTACAATCAGAAAAACTCAAGGTGACTTATCATCCTCTCGATGTCACTAACCCTGACAGTATTGAATTATTAGGCAAGTTTATCAAGGATCAATTTGGACGTTTAGACATCTTGGTGAACAATGCAGGGGTTTTGATTGGTTCTGCTGAGGATAGCAGTGTATTGAATGCTAAGATAGACACCATCAGAAAATCGATGGAAACGAATGTCTATGGTCCGTTACTGGTAAGCCAGACATTAATACCCATCATGAGGGTGCATAATTATGGAAGGGTGGTTAATGTGTCTTCAGGCATGGGACAGTTAACTAATATGGGTGGGGGATATCCAGGTTATCGACTCTCGAAAACTTCTATTAATGCCGTGACCCGGATTTTAGCAGATGAATTGAAAGGTACAAATATATTAGTTAATTCGGCCTGTCCAGGTTGGGTAAAGACGGAAATGGGAGGCCCTGATGCAACCCGTACCCCTCAACAGGGAGCAGATACTATTGTCTGGTTGGCGATGCTTCCGGATGGTTCGCCGAGTGGAGGGTTTTACCGCGATAGGAAGCTTCTTCCTTGGTAAATGTATGACCTCTCCCCCAACCCCTCTCCTACAAGGAGAGGGGAGTTAATATTGTAGGTGTGTATTACTGACGAATTCACCAATGACTAAAACTATAACTCTTTATATAATTATTTTTTAGAAAAAATTGAGCTTGTTTATCCGAAGGCACGAAAGCAGGTTATTAAAAAAACTGGGTTAGCGGCTAATGTGTTTCCTGAACAATGTCCTTTTACTCCTGAAGAAATCTTAAATTCTGATTATTTGCCAAATAAAAAAAAATCAGCGAGTAGGGTGCGTTAGGCGGCTACAATATTTGAAAATGAACTACAACTAAAAATCCGCCGTAACGCACCACTTAAGTTATTGAAATTATCCTACACCCGCATATGGTGAGGGCCAACCGAGCAAAAGCTGCCTACGCAGGCTTAAATATGAAAATTTATCGCAAAATATTGACAATTTAAGGAAATATTGCTAATAAAGAAATAAAAAGCAATCAGGAGGGGATGATGATAGAACTCTTTACAGGGACTGTGATCGCTATAGGATCAGTAATAGCTCAAAAAACCCTTGAAAAAACTGAGGACAAAGTCAGTGATATTTTATCAGAAAAAATCAGTCAATTTATCAATGCTTTGACCAAAACAGCCCCCAAAATAGCAACAGCACTTGCACTTGCACCCGAACAACCTTTAGATTATGGTCAAGCGGTTTTAGAAGTGGAAACAGCCGCTAAAAATAATACAGAGTTAAGCCAAAGTATTGATGAATTAGCAAAAGCGGCAGAAGCAGAACCCCCTCCGAATATAACAGAAATACTGCAAAAAATTGACCAAGAACTACAGCAAAAACAGTTTTCTATTCAAAACTTAGCTAAATTAACCGAGAAAATCAATAATTTTAATCAAGCTCAAACAATTCACATTATACAAAATAATACATTTTGAATGGGATCGTCCTATGGGGAGGGGACAAAGTTCATTCCTAATCTTGATTGGCAATCTATCTGTCAACAAGTCCTACAAAAACAAAAAAAACTCAGAAAAAAAATTACAGAAAGAGATTTGAATTAAATATTTATGTACCTTTAGGATTAGTAGAACGGAAACAGCAACAACGACGAAAAAAACAAGAAGATCCAGACCGAGAAAAAGTTTATCAACTCGAAGAAACTGTTATCACGAAAGAATATCAACATGAGACTTTTTTAACAGAAATTATCGGAGGAACTGGGCAGGAAAATAAACATATTGCTATTACTGGAGAACCCGGAGCCGGTAAAACTACTTTATTATATAAAATTGCGGCTTGGATTGAAGAACATCAAAAAGGGTTGCCGATTTTAATTTCTTTGGCGGCATTAGAAAAGCAATCTTTAGAAGACTATTTATTAAATAATTGGCTCAAAAAAGCTGAAGAATTTATCTCAGAAGAACAAAGACAAGATAAAACAGCATTACAAGAAGCATTAAAAAAACGTTTTCGAGAGGGCGGAGTCTGGTTATTATTAGATGGTTTAGATGAAATGGCCGTGAATTCATCGGGCGGAGTTTTGACGACAATTCAACAGTATTTAGAGGATTGGATAAATCGAGCCAGAATAATTTTAACCTCTCGTTTAAATGTTTGGGATGAGCAGAAAAGTAATCCGTTATCAGATTTTAAAACTTTTCGGACTTTACAGTTTACGGATGAACAAGTAACAGAATTTATTGAGGATTGGTTTGAAAATGACCTCTCCCCCAACCCCTCTCCTGCGAGGAGAGGGGAGCTAGATAATATAGTATTTCAATTACAAGATAAACTTAAAGAACCTCAATATCAATCTATCCAAGAATTGATTCATAATCCCCTGAGATTGGCAATGTTATGTGAAGTTTGGTCCAATAATCCAGGGCAATTACCCGATACAAAAGCCCAGTTATATGAGTTATATGTAAGAGATTATTATCGGGAATGGAAACCAGAACAGCATCAAATTAGTAGAGAAAAACAACAGCTATTAAATCGAAAGTTGGGAGAATTAGCGTTACAACAGCTTGATAGTGAGGTTAGATTTCGTATTCTGGAAAGTAGGGCTTATAATGTGATGGGTGAGGAATTATTTAAGTTAGCTTGTCGGGTGGGTTGGTTGAATATTGTTGATCGGGAAGCGGCAACAGATGAACCGGTTTATGCTTTTTATCATCCGAGTTTTCAAGAATATTTCGCCGCTACAGTTATTGATGATTGGGATTATTTTCTCACTCGTAAACACAAAAATAAACCTGCTAAAGGGAAACTATATCGCATTTTTGAGGCTAAATGGAAAGAACCTTTTTTGCTGTGGTTGGGACGAGGGGATGTAAAAAAAGAGGAAAAAGAGGCATTCATTAATAAGTTAGTGACGTTTAATGATGGATGCGGCAAATGGGAAAATAAAGGAATGTATGATTATCGAGCTTATTTGTTAGCCGCAATGGGAGTGAGGGAGTTTAAAAATTGCTCTCAGACTAAAGAAATTGTTACGCAGATAATAAACTGGACATTTAGTAATTCTCCTATAAAAGACTTAGCGAATGCAACTCTAGTAGAGACTGAGCGAGAAACAGCGATCTCCGCTTGGGAAGCCTTAATCCAAACCTCACAGTATGAATGGACTCGCGCTTATGCGGCACTCGGTTTAGGAAATATAGCTCCCGGCAACGAAAAAGCGATCTCCGCTTTGGTAGCCTTAATCTCTACCTCACAGGATGAATTGACTCGCGCTTATGCGGTAGAGAGTTTAGGAAAGATAGCTCCCGGCAACGAAAAAGCGATCTCCGCTTTGGAAGCCTTAATCTCTACCTCACAGGATGAATCGACTCGCCGTGATGCGGCAGAGAGTTTAGGAGAGATAGCTCCCGGCAACGAAAAAGCGATCTCCGCTTTGGAAGCCTTAATCTCTACCTCACAGGATGAATCGACTCGCCGTGATGCGGCAGAGAGTTTAGGAGAGATAGCTCCCGGCAACGAAAAAGCGATCTCCGCTTTGGAAGCCTTAATCTCTACCTCACAGGATGAATCGACTCGCCGTGATGCGGCAGAGAGTTTAGGAGAGATAGCTCCCGGCAACGAAAAAGCGATCTCCGCTTTGGAAGCCTTAATCTCTACCTCACAGGATGAATCGACTCGCCGTGATGCGGCAGAGAGTTTAGGAGAGATAGCTCCCGGCAACGAAAAAGCGATCTCCGCTTTGGAAGCCTTAATCTCTACCTCACAGGATGAATCGACTCGCCGTGATGCGGCAGAGAGTTTAGGAGAGATAGCTCCCGGCAACGAAAAAGCGATCTCCGCTTTGGAAGCCTTAATCTCTACCTCACAGGATGAATGGACTCGCCGTGATGCGGCAGAGAGTTTAGGAAAGATAGCTCCCGGCAACGAAAAAGCGATCTCCGCTTTGGAAGCCTTAATCTCTACCTCACAGGATGAATGGACTCGCCGTAATGCGGCAGAGAGTTTAAAACAAATATTGACAAAATCTGAGATGGCAAAAGCTGTTACCAAGCTGAAAAATAAGCCATTAGAAATAACTTGGCAACTTTTGCGTAATTTTAGTTTTAACAAAGAGGCTTACGAAATTTTCTCGCATTGCGCCCAAACCCTACCTTATCCCGAATTCTATCAAGCCTGGCACAAGCCCCGCAACCCTTGGATCAAGCCATTAATTATTATCTTGCTCAGTGGAAGTGTAGCAGGAACTCTCATCTATACCCAATCTCAAACCTCTCACCCACCAGCGCCGCCTATTCCCCAACCTGAGATTAATTCAAAATGATAATTTTAATTGCTTTTCACTTAGTTTTAAGTTTAAGGTCTGTGTTGAATTTCGTTCCTCATAATATCCTTTTAGCCCGCGCAGGCGGGCTTTGTTCGTATAGCCTCACCCTTCAGGGTGAAGGGCTTATCCACTGACCAAAACGGGCCTACTTTTTTAAAATGTAGTGACGGATAGCGAGAGTCTTGTTTAAGCAACTCGTAACATCGATCTGCAAGTTCTTGGACATCACGCGGTAGCTGTGGATAATGATACCAAAAATCAGGACTCGCTCGATGTCTCACAAATCAGTACAATTTCCTGCTTGCAAATTTTTTAAAGCTTTTTTAGCTAACTCATCCAATCTCCCCGCCGCTACATCTTCCTCAAATTGTTTATCCCACGCCACCGCATCGAATTGGGCAAACCAATTACGAAATGCGGCAAGATCTTCTGGGGAAAGTTGACTAACAGCTTCTTCAATTTCTTGCAGAGTCTTCATATTGATCAACATAAAGCTACTTTTTTGATTTAAATATAACCCATTTTAATCATAAAGTTTAATGGGGTGGTGGGTTACGGCGGATTGATAATTTATTCTCTTATTTCAAACTTTTTCGCCGCCTAAACCACCCTACAATGTTCCTCCTCTCCTGCGAGGAGAGGGGGTTAGGGATTGATCAACAAAAAGCTACTTTTTTGATTTAAATATAACCCATTTTAATCATAAAGTTTAATGGGGTGGTGGGTTACGGCGGATTGATAATTTATTCTCTTGTTTCAAACTTTTTCGCCGCCTAACCCACCCTACAATGTTCCTCCTCTCCTCGCAGGAGAGGGGGTTAGGGGGAGAGGTCATTTAAACCGCCGCCAAAGCTTTAATCTCAAAAATCTTTTCAAGAACCTGTTCTACCACAATATCCGGAGTAGAAGCGCCAGAAGTCACTCCAATAACCACCTTCCCATCAGGGAGCCAATTTTCCTTAACTTCTAAATCTTTCAAGAGCGGCTTATGTTCAATGCGGTTACCTGGTCCTATCCGAGAAGCACTATCAATATGATAAGAAACAATTCCCTCATTAATAGGAATCTCTTGTAAATGAGTGGTATTAGAAGAATTAAACCCACCAACCACCACCATTAAATCTAACTCTTCCTTAACCAAATCGAACATGGCATCCTGACGTTCTTGAGTGGCATCACAGATAGTATTAAAACTCATAAAATGCTCATTTAAAACCGTCGGGCCAAACTTTTTCAACATAGTACGCTCGAAGAGTTTCCCAATCTCCTCGGTTTCACTCTTAAGCATGGTCGTTTGATTAGCAATCCCAATTCTTTCTAAATCCACATCGGGATCAAACCCCGCCGAATAAGCCTTTTTAAACTTAGCTAAAAACTCTTGTTTATCCCCACCATTAAGAATATAATTACAGACATATTCAGCCTGTTCCATATTCAATACAATTAAATAAGTTCCTGCAAAAGAACTGGTCGCAACCGTTTCTTCATGCTTATACTTGCCGTGAATAATCGAAGTATAACTGCGTTTTTTATGCTTTTCTACTGAATTCCAAACTTTAGCTACCCAGGGACAAGTAGTGTCAACAATGGTGCAACCTTTATCATTAAGCAGTTGCATTTCACTCACACTCGCGCCAAAAGCCGGTAAAATAACGACATCATTTCCTTCAACGACGCTAAAATCTTTTTGACCTTCAATTACAGGAATAAATTCCACTTTCATCTCCCGCAAGCGCTGGTTCACAGAAGGGTTATGTATGACTTCGTTGGTTAACCAGATGCGTTGAGAGGGAAAATGTTGACGGGTTTCATAAGACATCGCTACCGCACGTTCTACCCCCCAACAAAACCCAAACGCCTCAGCAAGACGAATAGTCACATCTCCTCGAGTTATTCTATAGTTATTATTACGAATCTCTGTGATTAAAGAACTCTGATACTCGCTATTCATTACCCCCATCGCTTCTTCTTGATGGCCGAATCCTTTGCGGTGGTAATTCTCTGACTGTTGTAATGAGCGTTTAAAGGCTTTTGTATCCATGTTGTTATTGTTGTTATCCCTTATCATTAACTCATTGTAGAGGCTTTAGGCTCTTGCAAAAGTCCGGATTTTAGATTATTGTCCACAGATGAACGCAGGCAGGCAGAGTGTAGCAGATGAATACAGATATATTTAGCCGGTGTTCCCTGTTCCCTTAAAAAGAATTTTAGCTCTTGATGATCATGCTAAATTCCACTTTAAAAGTTCTTATTTCGCTTATCCCTTTAGGTTTTCTGACTGGCTGTGCTGTATCTCCTTCTTCTGTGGTTTCTCCCACTCCTGAAGCCAAATTACAACAAATTTCTTCTCAATCGCTCAAGCCGGTTTCTATCCCTCATCTTGCCGCTCTTAATGGAGCCGCTCAACCTAATCAAGCACAGATTGAACAATTTGTCAAGCATCTGGCAACCAG is from Gloeothece verrucosa PCC 7822 and encodes:
- a CDS encoding NACHT domain-containing protein, whose translation is MAIYLSTSPTKTKKTQKKNYRKRFELNIYVPLGLVERKQQQRRKKQEDPDREKVYQLEETVITKEYQHETFLTEIIGGTGQENKHIAITGEPGAGKTTLLYKIAAWIEEHQKGLPILISLAALEKQSLEDYLLNNWLKKAEEFISEEQRQDKTALQEALKKRFREGGVWLLLDGLDEMAVNSSGGVLTTIQQYLEDWINRARIILTSRLNVWDEQKSNPLSDFKTFRTLQFTDEQVTEFIEDWFENDLSPNPSPARRGELDNIVFQLQDKLKEPQYQSIQELIHNPLRLAMLCEVWSNNPGQLPDTKAQLYELYVRDYYREWKPEQHQISREKQQLLNRKLGELALQQLDSEVRFRILESRAYNVMGEELFKLACRVGWLNIVDREAATDEPVYAFYHPSFQEYFAATVIDDWDYFLTRKHKNKPAKGKLYRIFEAKWKEPFLLWLGRGDVKKEEKEAFINKLVTFNDGCGKWENKGMYDYRAYLLAAMGVREFKNCSQTKEIVTQIINWTFSNSPIKDLANATLVETERETAISAWEALIQTSQYEWTRAYAALGLGNIAPGNEKAISALVALISTSQDELTRAYAVESLGKIAPGNEKAISALEALISTSQDESTRRDAAESLGEIAPGNEKAISALEALISTSQDESTRRDAAESLGEIAPGNEKAISALEALISTSQDESTRRDAAESLGEIAPGNEKAISALEALISTSQDESTRRDAAESLGEIAPGNEKAISALEALISTSQDESTRRDAAESLGEIAPGNEKAISALEALISTSQDEWTRRDAAESLGKIAPGNEKAISALEALISTSQDEWTRRNAAESLKQILTKSEMAKAVTKLKNKPLEITWQLLRNFSFNKEAYEIFSHCAQTLPYPEFYQAWHKPRNPWIKPLIIILLSGSVAGTLIYTQSQTSHPPAPPIPQPEINSK
- a CDS encoding 4-hydroxy-3-methylbut-2-enyl diphosphate reductase, giving the protein MDTKAFKRSLQQSENYHRKGFGHQEEAMGVMNSEYQSSLITEIRNNNYRITRGDVTIRLAEAFGFCWGVERAVAMSYETRQHFPSQRIWLTNEVIHNPSVNQRLREMKVEFIPVIEGQKDFSVVEGNDVVILPAFGASVSEMQLLNDKGCTIVDTTCPWVAKVWNSVEKHKKRSYTSIIHGKYKHEETVATSSFAGTYLIVLNMEQAEYVCNYILNGGDKQEFLAKFKKAYSAGFDPDVDLERIGIANQTTMLKSETEEIGKLFERTMLKKFGPTVLNEHFMSFNTICDATQERQDAMFDLVKEELDLMVVVGGFNSSNTTHLQEIPINEGIVSYHIDSASRIGPGNRIEHKPLLKDLEVKENWLPDGKVVIGVTSGASTPDIVVEQVLEKIFEIKALAAV